One Actinomycetospora corticicola genomic window, CTGATGCGCCGCGCCCGCTCGATCCCCGGCTCGTCCACCGTCGTCTCGATCTTCGTGAACCCGCGCCAGTTCGGGCCGACCGAGGACTTCGACCGCTACCCGCGCGCGTTCGAGGCCGACCTCGAGATGTGCCGCGAGGAGGGCGTCGAGCTGGCCTTCGCGCCCGACGTCGACACCATGTACCCCGCCGGGTTCACCACCTCGATCGACCCGGGCCCGCTCGGCGACCAGCTCGAGGGCGCCGCCCGTCCCGGCCACTTCGCCGGGATGCTCACGGTGGTCAACAAGCTGTTCGCGATCTGCGTGCCCGACGTCGCGTTCTTCGGGGAGAAGGACTACCAGCAGCTCGCCCTGATCAAGCGGATGGTGCGGGACCTCGACATCGACGTCCACGTCGTCGGTGTCCCCACCGTCCGCGAGACCGACGGGCTCGCACGGTCCAGCCGCAACGCCTACCTCGACGAGACCCAGCGGCAGCAGGCGGTCACGATCTCCGCCGCGCTGTCCGCCGGCCAGTACGCCGGGGAGCAGGGGCCGGGCGCGGTGGTGGCCGCGGCCCGCGAGGTGCTCGCGTCGGAGCCGGCGCTCGACGTCGACTACGTCGAGCTGCGCGACCCCGAGCTCGGACCCGCCCCGCAGATCGGCGACGCCCGCCTGCTCATCGCCGCCCGCCTGGGCGCCACCCGCCTGATCGACAACGCCCACGTCTCGGTGACGGAGAGAGTCTGATGCTGCGCACGATGCTCAAGTCCAAGATCCACCGGGCGACGGTCACCGACGCGGACCTGCACTACGTCGGGTCGGTCACCGTCGACACCGACCTGATGGCGGCGGCCGACCTGCTCGAGGGCGAGCAGGTCGCGATCGTCGACGTCACCAACGGCGCCCGCCTGGAGACCTACGTGATCCCCGGCGAGGCCGGCTCCGGCGTCATCGGGATCAACGGCGCCGCCGCGCACCTCGTGCACCCCGGCGACCTCGTCATCCTCATCGCCTACGGGCAGATGGACGACGCCGAGGCCCGCGCCTACGCCCCGCGCGTCGTGTTCGTCGACGATCGCAACCGCGTCCTCGACCAGGGCTCCGACCCCGCGTACGTGCCGGCCGACGCCCCCGAGGCGTCGCTGCTGGTCCCGGGCACGCGGGCCGCCGCCCTGAACTGACGCCGGAGGGTCTGGTGCTGCTCTGCATCGACGTCGGCAACACGCAGACGGCACTGGCGCTCTACCCGTCGTCGGGAGAGGTTCCCGACGACGGGGCCGCGGTCGCCTCCCGCTGGGACGCGCGCATCCGCACCGAGCGGCGGGCCACCGCCGACGAGCTCGCGCTGAGCGTGCGCGGGATGCTCGGGCCGCTGCTCGCGCAGGTCGACGGCGTCGCGGCGCTCTCGACCGTCCCCGCCCTGCTCCGCGAGCTGCGCGGCATGCTCGACCGGCACTTCCCCGGGGTCGCCCGGGTGCTCGTCGAGCCCGGGGTGCGGACCGGGGTGCCGCTGCTCGTCGACAACCCCAAGGAGGTCGGCGCCGACCGGGTGGTGCAGGCCCTCGCGGCGCACCAGCGCGTCGGCGGTCCGTGCGTGGTGGTGACCTTCGGGACCTCCACGACGGTCGACGGCGTCTCCGCCGCGGGCGAGTTCCTCGGCGGGGCGCTCGCCGCGGGCGTCGCGGTGTCGGCGGACGCGCTGGCGGTGCGCGCGGCCGGGCTGCGCCCCGTGGAGCTCGTGGCGCCGCGGACCGTGCTCGGGCGCTCGACCGTGGAGAGCATGCAGGCGGGCCTCGTGCTCGGCGCCGCCGCGATGGTCGACGGGCTCGTCCGCCGGATCGGCGAGGAGATCGCGGCGAAGGACACGGCGGGCCGGGGTCCCGTGGCCGTGGTCGCCTGCGGTGGCCTCGCCCCGGTCGTCGCGCCGGAGTGCACGACGATCACGCACCACGTCCCCGACCTCACGCTGCAGGGCCTGCGTCTGGTCTTCGGTCGGGTCCAGGAGGCGGCGCGTGCCCGCGAGGAGCGCCGCACCCGGCGGTGACGGTGGCAGCACGGCCGGCGCGACCGGCGCCGACCGTGTGCGTCGCGCACTGCGAGGTCTCGCCGGGCACGAGCGTGGTCGGCTACGTGCGCACCAGCCCGACGACGGCGGCACCGACGAGTCCGCCGCCGGTCAGCGTGAACGAGACGACGCCCAGCACCTGATGCCACGCGCGTGTCCGCGTCGGCGCCGCTGTGCCGCGTGCGATGCGCGACCACACCGAGCACATCCGTCAGGTGGCAGTCCGGTTCGTCGCCGTCCGCGGCGACGCCCGGTAGGTGCGGCGGTAGGCGACCGGGGAGAGCCCGACGTCCGCGGCGAGGTGCGCACGCAGAGACGACGTCGTGCCCAGGCCGGCGTCGGCGGCGACCCGGTCGATCGCGAGGTCGGTGGACTCCAGCAGGTGCCGCGCGTGCGCGATCCGCTGCGCGAGGATCCACGCGTGCGGTGACGTGCCGGTCTCGGCGCGGAAGCGGCGGGCGAAGGTCCGCGGGCTCATGGCCGCGTGCCGGGCGAGGGTCGCGACGTCGAGCGGCTCGGACAGCCGCTCCCGGGCCCAGGTCCGGGTGGGGCCGGTGGACCCGTCGTCGTCGACGGGCACCGGCCGCTCGATGAACTGTGCCTGCCCGCCGTCGCGCCACGGCGCCACCACGAGGTGCCGGGCGACCTCGTTGGCCACCGCCGCGCCGTGGTCGCGGCGCACCACGTGCAGACAGAGGTCGAGGCCCGCAGCGAGTCCGGCGGAGGTCGCGAGGTCGCCCTCGTCGACGAACAGCACGTCCTCGTCGACCTCGACGTCCGGGTAGAGCCGCCGGAACTGGGCGGCGCGGGCCCAGTGCGTGGTGGCCCGGCGCCCCGCGAGCCGTCCGGCCGCGGCGAGCACGAAGGCGCCGGTGCAGATCGACATCCAGCGGGCGCCCTCCGGCACCCGCGCCAGCGCCTCGTGCACCTCCGCCGGGAGCACGCCGTCCCGCCGGGCCGGGACGAAGTGCGTCCCGGGCACGAGCACGGTGTCGGCGGCCGCGAGGGCCTCCGGCCCGTGCTCGACGTGCAGTGCGTAGCCCGCCGTCGTCGGGACCGGCCCGGGTGCCAGGCCGCACACACGGACGTCGTAGAGCGGCTCGCAGTCGCGCTCGGCGGTGCCGAAGACCTGCGGCGGGATCGCGAGGTCGAAGCCGACCACCGGGGGCAGCGCGAGCACGGCGACGACGTGGGTCATGGCCGGATTCTGGCATCTCGTGGCGTTCCTGCCACTGGTCCGCTCCGGGAACGCCGGGCATCCTCTCTCCTCGTGACCGACGTCAGCGCGCCGGAGACCCGGCGAACGCGCTCCTCGTGGTGGCCGTGGGCCGTCGCCGCGACCGCCTTCGTCGCCCTCATGGGCGCCGCGGGCTTCCGCTCCGCGCCCGGCGTGCTGATCGCGCCGCTGCACGAGGAGTTCGGGTGGTCGACGGCCACGATCTCCACGGCGGTGTCGATCAACCTCGTGCTCTACGGCGTCATCTCCCCGTTCGCGGCCGCGCTGATGGAGCGGTTCGGTATGCGCCGGGTGGTCGGCGGGGCGCTGCTCCTCGTCGCGGCCGGGAGCGGGCTGACGGTGTGGATGACCCAGGTCTGGCAGCTGATGCTGCTGTGGGGGGTGCTCGTCGGGGTGGGCACCGGCTCGATGGCGCTCGCGTTCGTCGCGACCGTCACCGGTCGCTGGTTCGTCCGGCGCCGCGGGCTCGTCAGCGGGGTCCTGACGGCGGCGCAGGCCGCGGGCGGCCTCGTGTTCCTGCCGCTCATGGCGGCGCTGTCGGAGAGCGTCGGGTGGCGGGCGGCCTCGCTGGTGGTGGCGGCGGGCGCGCTCGTCGTCGTCCCGGTGGTGATCCTGTTCCTGCGGGACTCGCCGTCCGACGTCGGCACCGTCGCGCACGGCGCCGACCCCGGCTCCGTCGCGGCCGCTCTCCCGACGCCGGGTGCCTCGGGCGGTGCGGCCCGCCGCGCGGTCTCCGTGCTCGGCGAGGCGGTCCGCACCCGCACGTTCTGGCTGCTCGCCGGCGGGTTCGCGATCTGCGGCGCGACGACCGTGGGGCTGCTCGGGACACACTTCGTCCCCGCTGCGCACGACCACGGGATGCCGGCGACCACCGCGGCGGGCCTGCTCGCGGTGGTCGGGGTCTTCGACGTGGCCGGGACGATCCTGTCGGGCTGGCTCACCGACCGGTGGGACCCGCGACGGCTGCTCGCCGTCTACTACGTGCTGCGCGGCGCGTCGCTGCTCGTGCTCCCGCTGCTGCTCGCCCCCACCGCGATCCCGCCCATGTGGGCCTTCATCGTGTTCTACGGGCTGGACTGGGTG contains:
- a CDS encoding GlxA family transcriptional regulator, coding for MTHVVAVLALPPVVGFDLAIPPQVFGTAERDCEPLYDVRVCGLAPGPVPTTAGYALHVEHGPEALAAADTVLVPGTHFVPARRDGVLPAEVHEALARVPEGARWMSICTGAFVLAAAGRLAGRRATTHWARAAQFRRLYPDVEVDEDVLFVDEGDLATSAGLAAGLDLCLHVVRRDHGAAVANEVARHLVVAPWRDGGQAQFIERPVPVDDDGSTGPTRTWARERLSEPLDVATLARHAAMSPRTFARRFRAETGTSPHAWILAQRIAHARHLLESTDLAIDRVAADAGLGTTSSLRAHLAADVGLSPVAYRRTYRASPRTATNRTAT
- a CDS encoding type III pantothenate kinase yields the protein MLLCIDVGNTQTALALYPSSGEVPDDGAAVASRWDARIRTERRATADELALSVRGMLGPLLAQVDGVAALSTVPALLRELRGMLDRHFPGVARVLVEPGVRTGVPLLVDNPKEVGADRVVQALAAHQRVGGPCVVVTFGTSTTVDGVSAAGEFLGGALAAGVAVSADALAVRAAGLRPVELVAPRTVLGRSTVESMQAGLVLGAAAMVDGLVRRIGEEIAAKDTAGRGPVAVVACGGLAPVVAPECTTITHHVPDLTLQGLRLVFGRVQEAARAREERRTRR
- the panC gene encoding pantoate--beta-alanine ligase, which translates into the protein MTRPSSLRTHDLLGRSRPKYAKDNLTVHTDPNTLRRVTKAMRGGGRRVTLVPTMGALHDGHRELMRRARSIPGSSTVVSIFVNPRQFGPTEDFDRYPRAFEADLEMCREEGVELAFAPDVDTMYPAGFTTSIDPGPLGDQLEGAARPGHFAGMLTVVNKLFAICVPDVAFFGEKDYQQLALIKRMVRDLDIDVHVVGVPTVRETDGLARSSRNAYLDETQRQQAVTISAALSAGQYAGEQGPGAVVAAAREVLASEPALDVDYVELRDPELGPAPQIGDARLLIAARLGATRLIDNAHVSVTERV
- a CDS encoding MFS transporter codes for the protein MGAAGFRSAPGVLIAPLHEEFGWSTATISTAVSINLVLYGVISPFAAALMERFGMRRVVGGALLLVAAGSGLTVWMTQVWQLMLLWGVLVGVGTGSMALAFVATVTGRWFVRRRGLVSGVLTAAQAAGGLVFLPLMAALSESVGWRAASLVVAAGALVVVPVVILFLRDSPSDVGTVAHGADPGSVAAALPTPGASGGAARRAVSVLGEAVRTRTFWLLAGGFAICGATTVGLLGTHFVPAAHDHGMPATTAAGLLAVVGVFDVAGTILSGWLTDRWDPRRLLAVYYVLRGASLLVLPLLLAPTAIPPMWAFIVFYGLDWVATVPPTVALCREWFGDRGPIVFGWVFASHQIGSAIAAFGAGVIRDTTGSYDGAWWGAGALCLVAAVLSLAITRAVTRSEPVGAG
- the panD gene encoding aspartate 1-decarboxylase, translating into MLRTMLKSKIHRATVTDADLHYVGSVTVDTDLMAAADLLEGEQVAIVDVTNGARLETYVIPGEAGSGVIGINGAAAHLVHPGDLVILIAYGQMDDAEARAYAPRVVFVDDRNRVLDQGSDPAYVPADAPEASLLVPGTRAAALN